The genomic region GTGGTGAGAGCTCGGTGTGACTTGGCAAAAGTAGAGGAGAAATTGCGGGAAAAATGGCTCGAGCAAGAGAAAAAGCGTCAAATCATGGACGAGCAGTGGAAGGAGATGAGACGCGATGAATTAGTTCTTCGCGAGTCATTCATAAAATTCAATCGATTCATTCGGGAGAATCAGGAGAAGCGGGAACGCGCGGAAGTAAAAATCAAAGAAGAACAGGAGCGTCAAACGACTCGACGCGATGAAGTAAACAATtaacatgtcatttaactttgAACGAGTTTAATCAAACTGGTAGCAGAACAATACATTCAGCTGACAAAAGATACGTTTTTCAGATTGAAGATTTAACGAAAAAGTTAGATCACGTAAAAGGCATTCAAGACAAGATGAAGAAATACGTGCACGAGTATAAGAAATATCAATCTTATTTAGAAAGAGTGATCAACGAGACAGGAGAGTTTCAGTCGATCGCAGAGATCTTTAATCGTTACGAGACATTGATCGAAGCGAGGTCGATCTTGTCCGCTCATCAAGATAAAAATCTTCAAACGTTGGAAGAGACGGGGACGGAAATAGTAAACGTTTTTTACTTGAATCGAACATTTTCCTGACGTTTATTAGTCGTTTCTTGGACAGACGAATTTTCGTTTCGTTCTAGTATCACATTACCGAAACGAGAGCGCAGACATTTATGGCATTGAACAATAAGTTGGCACTACTACAGGCAAGGCATGACAAAGCGGAGGCGAAAGCCTTGAAATGGGAGACGATCGTATCGAAGATAAAGGCGAGCGCCGCGgagaagaatttgaagcatacACAGGTAAAAACGTGTTGCTGGAATTTGTACCAGCAAACCTGTAAGAGAAAGGATGTTCCCATCACTGTGAGCAAGAACGACACGGAGCAACAACTCGAGCACATCAAACGCACCATTCTCGAATTGAAACGGATCATCAAGGTCGCGAAGAAACGAGCAACGAGGGTGGACGATAATATCTGAAACATTTCTATAAGGCGTTTGTAAATAAGTATGTATTTTGCTCGCAAATAAAGTAAATCTTAACAAATACATTCTTACAGTTTTAAGGGTAAAGTAGGAGAGATAGATCGCAGACAAGTTACACTTTGATGTCCGATAGAAAA from Megalopta genalis isolate 19385.01 chromosome 3, iyMegGena1_principal, whole genome shotgun sequence harbors:
- the LOC143259032 gene encoding coiled-coil domain-containing protein 42 like-2, coding for MALIQEETKNFVRRAVLARDTQKAVSEYFLSKQEEQNIKKYPEWDKPRDFPASEVVRARCDLAKVEEKLREKWLEQEKKRQIMDEQWKEMRRDELVLRESFIKFNRFIRENQEKRERAEVKIKEEQERQTTRRDEIEDLTKKLDHVKGIQDKMKKYVHEYKKYQSYLERVINETGEFQSIAEIFNRYETLIEARSILSAHQDKNLQTLEETGTEIYHITETRAQTFMALNNKLALLQARHDKAEAKALKWETIVSKIKASAAEKNLKHTQVKTCCWNLYQQTCKRKDVPITVSKNDTEQQLEHIKRTILELKRIIKVAKKRATRVDDNI